A section of the Anaerolineales bacterium genome encodes:
- a CDS encoding (2Fe-2S)-binding protein: MATTEPTMPKLFDMAVTVNGTRYEQAVEPRTLLSDFLRHDLGLTGTHVGCEHGVCGACTVLLDGESVRSCLIFAIQAHGHRITTVEGLGTIDNLHPIQEAFRQAHGVQCGFCTPGILTTVVPFLEQNPDPSEQEIREAISGNLCRCTGYQHIVDAVKLAAERART, encoded by the coding sequence ATGGCAACCACGGAGCCAACCATGCCCAAGCTCTTCGATATGGCCGTGACAGTCAACGGCACGCGCTATGAACAGGCGGTCGAGCCGCGCACGCTGCTCAGCGATTTCCTGCGCCACGATCTTGGCCTGACCGGCACACATGTTGGTTGCGAGCATGGCGTTTGCGGAGCCTGTACGGTCTTGTTGGATGGGGAATCCGTCCGCTCCTGCCTGATCTTTGCCATTCAGGCGCATGGGCACAGAATCACCACGGTCGAAGGCTTGGGAACAATCGACAATCTGCACCCCATTCAGGAAGCCTTTCGGCAGGCGCACGGCGTGCAGTGCGGATTCTGCACGCCAGGGATCCTGACCACGGTGGTGCCCTTTCTGGAGCAGAATCCCGACCCAAGCGAGCAAGAAATCCGTGAAGCGATTTCTGGAAATCTCTGCCGTTGCACAGGCTACCAGCACATCGTTGACGCCGTCAAATTGGCCGCCGAAAGAGCCAGAACATAG